The following coding sequences lie in one Mercenaria mercenaria strain notata chromosome 5, MADL_Memer_1, whole genome shotgun sequence genomic window:
- the LOC123557720 gene encoding uncharacterized protein LOC123557720 isoform X1, translating into MTPEVPVTADCPVELPPATQSTGLNPVIEKYELALLMLLGFAGFSMLIGIAYNNIRRYVFKDFHSLDVIFDAGGRVSVSLTAVTVTSQLIWPADFLQSPTIASKVGISGSLFYTLAIVLSVLIFAVLCIQLKTRAPGAKTFPQIAYVRFGKNTHILFCVVALFTNMVITANLILAGKAAVEVLSKDASNEFTLMILAVLFGSYCLIGGLGTTFYISYFNTALIFITTSLFILKITYLAEPEVEAVTSHKSLYDAMSCLKGPDGNKDNSFLTFRSESGIIYRVVTLFMTIAVVFCDQANWQSRIAAKPREGMLGFLIAAFLWYAIPTSVSFVTSMTYKTMSFQNGTNLLTAEEIDEGYITPYVVQTLLGKEGCFVLLTLMTMTLMSTGSGEVMSVSSVLVYDIIKTHITPFRPGTEPTDCVLCGNSKIPISKDNVPRELCDCPSVVDCKLCDDDIKDRLSGKAKPGFQYKCPVHGQYRHYEDQLMQYKSWCMIWVVIAIIPFGLLIIGSGMNLNWAFLASQVFIAPFILPLYFTIGWAGVTSKGLISGGIIGLLCSVSGMLGYGSTYDGGLSDFYTNTAQDYSLLMGLISGVVVSAVITVVVSLCDRKSKKKVAFNKQFPIGNPEHGTDKIMEEKLGFLEIEWLKTMSIDNPLNPYRTIYRKELKEINADRILTIHHMEAIFRKTRLLSITGVVVSFVVFLVVVPGVALGQEVLTEIQLGTWISVCQHWCLIATVFVVIIPPLQEGIQIWRQYKKNKKFVQEHTDDVSMQVVSK; encoded by the exons acGATATGTTTTCAAAGATTTCCATAGCCTTGACGTCATATTTGACGCTGGTGGGCGTGTTAGTGTAAGTCTCACGGCAGTAACTGTGACGTCACAGCTTATATGGCCTGCAGATTTCCTTCAAAGTCCAACAATAGCAAGCAAG GTTGGCATATCAGGGTCGTTATTTTACACGCTAGCAATAGTACTATCAGTGCTCATATTTGCCGTGCTGTGTATACAGCTCAAAACACGTGCACCAGGAGCAAAAACATTTCCACAG ATTGCGTACGTACGCTTTGGTAAAAATACGCACATTTTGTTCTGTGTTGTTGCGCTTTTTACCAATATGGTGATCACAGCAAATTTAATCCTGGCAG GTAAAGCAGCAGTTGAAGTTTTAAGCAAAGATGCCTCAAATGAATTTACTCTGATGATACTAGCGGTGTTATTTGGATCATATTGTCTTATTGGCGGCCTTGGAACTACATTCTACATTTCTTACTTCAACACCGCCCTTATTTTCATAACGACATCGTTGTTTATCCTGAAGATCACATACCTTGCGGAACCGGAGGTAGAGGCTGTGACGTCACACAAATCACTTTATGACGCCATGTCATGTTTGAAAGGACCGGATGGAAATAAGGATAACTCTTTTCTTACTTTCCGTAGCGAATCTGGTATTATTTATAGAGTCGTGACTTTATTTATGACAATTGCAGTTGTCTTCTGTGATCAAGCCAACTGGCAGAGTCGAATTGCCGCAAAACCACGCGAGGGCATGTTGGGATTTCTTATCGCAGCGTTCCTCTGGTACGCCATCCCGACGTCAGTTTCCTTTGTGACGTCAATGACATATAAAACAATGAGCTTCCAGAACGGAACCAATCTTCTTACTGCTGAAGAAATAGACGAAG GCTATATTACTCCATATGTGGTACAGACGTTGTTAGGCAAGGAGGGATGTTTTGTGCTACTTACCTTAATGACAATGACATTGATGTCTACGGGTTCTGGAGAAGTTATGTCAGTGTCTTCAGTTTTGGTTTACGATATCATCAAGACGCACATTACTCCATTTAG aCCCGGTACTGAACCAACAGATTGCGTTTTATGTGGCAATTCTAAGATCCCTATATCAAAAGACAACGTTCCCAGAGAGCTTTGTGACTGTCCGTCAGTAGTTGATTGTAAGCTGTGTGATGATGATATTAAAGACCGTCTTAGTGGAAAAGCCAAACCAGGATTTCAGTACAAATGCCCTGTTCACGGACAA taccgGCACTACGAAGATCAGCTGATGCAGTATAAATCCTGGTGTATGATCTGGGTGGTCATTGCCATCATTCCATTTGGACTTCTGATCATAGGGTCGGGGATGAATCTCAACTGGGCTTTCTTGGCCTCCCAAGTTTTCATTGCTCCGTTTATTTTGCCTCTGTATTTTACTATTGGATGGGCAGGAGTGACATCAAAGGGTCTGATTTCAG GTGGAATTATTGGCCTTTTATGTTCGGTATCGGGTATGCTGGGATACGGTTCTACATATGATGGAGGATTATCAGACTTTTATACTAACACCGCTCAAGACTATAGTCTATTGATGGGACTAATTTCAGGAGTTGTTGTCAGTGCAGTTATTACTGTGGTTGTATCACTTTGtgacagaaaatcaaagaaaaaggtgGCATTCAACAAACAGTTTCCTATAGGAAATCCAGAGCATGGCACGGATAAAATAATGGAGGAAAAACTAGGATTTCTAGAAATTGAGTGGCTTAAAACAATGAGTATTGATAATCCATTGAACCCATACAGAACTATTTACAGGAAAGaacttaaagaaataaatgcTGACAGGATACTCACAATACATCATATGGAAGCAATATTCAGGAAAACCAGATTGTTGTCAATAACAGGAGTAGTGGTTAGCTTCGTGGTTTTTCTTGTCGTGGTTCCAGGCGTCGCTCTTGGCCAGGAGGTtctaactgaaatacagttgggAACCTGGATATCGGTTTGTCAGCACTGGTGCCTAATTGCTACAGTGTTTGTTGTGATAATACCGCCTCTACAGGAGGGTATACAAATCTGGAGACAgtacaagaaaaacaagaaattcGTACAAGAGCATACTGACGATGTTTCAATGCAAGTTGTTTCCAAGTAG
- the LOC123557720 gene encoding uncharacterized protein LOC123557720 isoform X2, which produces MTTQVPQLQECPVDLAPATQSTRLNPVIEKYELALLMLLGFAGFSMLIGIAYNNIRRYVFKDFHSLDVIFDAGGRVSVSLTAVTVTSQLIWPADFLQSPTIASKVGISGSLFYTLAIVLSVLIFAVLCIQLKTRAPGAKTFPQIAYVRFGKNTHILFCVVALFTNMVITANLILAGKAAVEVLSKDASNEFTLMILAVLFGSYCLIGGLGTTFYISYFNTALIFITTSLFILKITYLAEPEVEAVTSHKSLYDAMSCLKGPDGNKDNSFLTFRSESGIIYRVVTLFMTIAVVFCDQANWQSRIAAKPREGMLGFLIAAFLWYAIPTSVSFVTSMTYKTMSFQNGTNLLTAEEIDEGYITPYVVQTLLGKEGCFVLLTLMTMTLMSTGSGEVMSVSSVLVYDIIKTHITPFRPGTEPTDCVLCGNSKIPISKDNVPRELCDCPSVVDCKLCDDDIKDRLSGKAKPGFQYKCPVHGQYRHYEDQLMQYKSWCMIWVVIAIIPFGLLIIGSGMNLNWAFLASQVFIAPFILPLYFTIGWAGVTSKGLISGGIIGLLCSVSGMLGYGSTYDGGLSDFYTNTAQDYSLLMGLISGVVVSAVITVVVSLCDRKSKKKVAFNKQFPIGNPEHGTDKIMEEKLGFLEIEWLKTMSIDNPLNPYRTIYRKELKEINADRILTIHHMEAIFRKTRLLSITGVVVSFVVFLVVVPGVALGQEVLTEIQLGTWISVCQHWCLIATVFVVIIPPLQEGIQIWRQYKKNKKFVQEHTDDVSMQVVSK; this is translated from the exons acGATATGTTTTCAAAGATTTCCATAGCCTTGACGTCATATTTGACGCTGGTGGGCGTGTTAGTGTAAGTCTCACGGCAGTAACTGTGACGTCACAGCTTATATGGCCTGCAGATTTCCTTCAAAGTCCAACAATAGCAAGCAAG GTTGGCATATCAGGGTCGTTATTTTACACGCTAGCAATAGTACTATCAGTGCTCATATTTGCCGTGCTGTGTATACAGCTCAAAACACGTGCACCAGGAGCAAAAACATTTCCACAG ATTGCGTACGTACGCTTTGGTAAAAATACGCACATTTTGTTCTGTGTTGTTGCGCTTTTTACCAATATGGTGATCACAGCAAATTTAATCCTGGCAG GTAAAGCAGCAGTTGAAGTTTTAAGCAAAGATGCCTCAAATGAATTTACTCTGATGATACTAGCGGTGTTATTTGGATCATATTGTCTTATTGGCGGCCTTGGAACTACATTCTACATTTCTTACTTCAACACCGCCCTTATTTTCATAACGACATCGTTGTTTATCCTGAAGATCACATACCTTGCGGAACCGGAGGTAGAGGCTGTGACGTCACACAAATCACTTTATGACGCCATGTCATGTTTGAAAGGACCGGATGGAAATAAGGATAACTCTTTTCTTACTTTCCGTAGCGAATCTGGTATTATTTATAGAGTCGTGACTTTATTTATGACAATTGCAGTTGTCTTCTGTGATCAAGCCAACTGGCAGAGTCGAATTGCCGCAAAACCACGCGAGGGCATGTTGGGATTTCTTATCGCAGCGTTCCTCTGGTACGCCATCCCGACGTCAGTTTCCTTTGTGACGTCAATGACATATAAAACAATGAGCTTCCAGAACGGAACCAATCTTCTTACTGCTGAAGAAATAGACGAAG GCTATATTACTCCATATGTGGTACAGACGTTGTTAGGCAAGGAGGGATGTTTTGTGCTACTTACCTTAATGACAATGACATTGATGTCTACGGGTTCTGGAGAAGTTATGTCAGTGTCTTCAGTTTTGGTTTACGATATCATCAAGACGCACATTACTCCATTTAG aCCCGGTACTGAACCAACAGATTGCGTTTTATGTGGCAATTCTAAGATCCCTATATCAAAAGACAACGTTCCCAGAGAGCTTTGTGACTGTCCGTCAGTAGTTGATTGTAAGCTGTGTGATGATGATATTAAAGACCGTCTTAGTGGAAAAGCCAAACCAGGATTTCAGTACAAATGCCCTGTTCACGGACAA taccgGCACTACGAAGATCAGCTGATGCAGTATAAATCCTGGTGTATGATCTGGGTGGTCATTGCCATCATTCCATTTGGACTTCTGATCATAGGGTCGGGGATGAATCTCAACTGGGCTTTCTTGGCCTCCCAAGTTTTCATTGCTCCGTTTATTTTGCCTCTGTATTTTACTATTGGATGGGCAGGAGTGACATCAAAGGGTCTGATTTCAG GTGGAATTATTGGCCTTTTATGTTCGGTATCGGGTATGCTGGGATACGGTTCTACATATGATGGAGGATTATCAGACTTTTATACTAACACCGCTCAAGACTATAGTCTATTGATGGGACTAATTTCAGGAGTTGTTGTCAGTGCAGTTATTACTGTGGTTGTATCACTTTGtgacagaaaatcaaagaaaaaggtgGCATTCAACAAACAGTTTCCTATAGGAAATCCAGAGCATGGCACGGATAAAATAATGGAGGAAAAACTAGGATTTCTAGAAATTGAGTGGCTTAAAACAATGAGTATTGATAATCCATTGAACCCATACAGAACTATTTACAGGAAAGaacttaaagaaataaatgcTGACAGGATACTCACAATACATCATATGGAAGCAATATTCAGGAAAACCAGATTGTTGTCAATAACAGGAGTAGTGGTTAGCTTCGTGGTTTTTCTTGTCGTGGTTCCAGGCGTCGCTCTTGGCCAGGAGGTtctaactgaaatacagttgggAACCTGGATATCGGTTTGTCAGCACTGGTGCCTAATTGCTACAGTGTTTGTTGTGATAATACCGCCTCTACAGGAGGGTATACAAATCTGGAGACAgtacaagaaaaacaagaaattcGTACAAGAGCATACTGACGATGTTTCAATGCAAGTTGTTTCCAAGTAG